The following coding sequences are from one Triticum aestivum cultivar Chinese Spring chromosome 5A, IWGSC CS RefSeq v2.1, whole genome shotgun sequence window:
- the LOC123105412 gene encoding BTB/POZ and MATH domain-containing protein 3 isoform X1 has product MSSFAGVTVLDGHNQCHCEMSGIYASAGVDAGYHLLIVKGYSRTKEFFPTGENITSGHFVVGGHDWLLEYYPNGLDPSCADYISVYLTLLYDSDVDEEDVEVKFSFSLINQVEKQMPMYIRGTKTYSFSSSVPMWGISKFVRRDALEQSPDLISDCFTIRCDIMVCKDPKTKDDAGGTLPDIHQHFSNLLDDKLGADVAFEVGGETFAAHRCVLAARSTVFRAQLFGPMKEGTATSSIIQIKDMEAKVFRALLSFVYTDSFPEMYKDIMEENHMIDFEEQEQADEAVDDEMSEAVEPGQEEHEIWLQDLLVAADRYDLQRLKFICEKRLSECIGVNSVAATLALAEKHHCHGLKEACLEFIQVQSPSRLKRVMATSGWEHIITTYPSVLNEFIAKLIASRRK; this is encoded by the coding sequence ATGTCGTCGTTCGCCGGCGTAACTGTCCTCGACGGACACAACCAGTGCCATTGCGAAATGTCGGGCATCTACGCCAGCGCCGGTGTGGACGCCGGGTACCACCTGCTCATTGTCAAGGGCTACTCGCGTACCAAAGAGTTCTTCCCCACCGGCGAGAACATCACCTCCGGTCATTTTGTAGTAGGAGGCCACGATTGGTTACTCGAGTACTACCCCAACGGCTTGGACCCGAGCTGCGCCGACTACATTTCTGTGTATCTAACCCTTCTCTATGACTCCGATGTCGATGAGGAGGACGTGGAGGTCAAGTTCAGTTTCAGTCTCATCAACCAGGTTGAGAAGCAGATGCCAATGTACATTCGTGGAACTAAAACTTACAGCTTCTCCAGCAGCGTTCCAATGTGGGGCATCAGCAAGTTTGTGAGAAGAGATGCCCTTGAGCAGTCCCCGGATCTGATATCTGATTGTTTTACCATCCGGTGCGACATCATGGTTTGCAAGGACCCCAAAACTAAGGATGATGCCGGTGGCACCCTGCCTGACATTCACCAGCATTTCAGCAATCTCCTTGATGATAAGTTGGGTGCTGATGTGGCATTTGAGGTCGGCGGTGAGACGTTCGCCGCACACCGCTGCGTGCTCGCAGCCCGATCCACAGTGTTCAGGGCACAACTCTTTGGCCCCATGAAGGAGGGCACTGCCACGTCCAGCATCATACAGATCAAGGACATGGAAGCAAAAGTGTTCAGGGCTTTGCTTAGCTTCGTCTACACAGACTCATTCCCTGAGATGTACAAGGACATCATGGAGGAAAATCACATGATAGATTTTGAGGAGCAAGAACAAGCAGATGAAGCTGTAGATGATGAAATGTCAGAAGCTGTGGAACCAGGACAAGAAGAGCATGAAATTTGGCTGCAAGACTTGTTGGTAGCGGCAGACCGATATGATCTCCAGCGGCTCAAGTTCATATGTGAAAAGCGGTTATCTGAGTGCATAGGTGTGAACTCGGTGGCAGCCACCCTTGCTCTAGCTGAGAAGCACCACTGCCACGGATTGAAGGAGGCGTGCTTGGAGTTTATCCAAGTCCAGTCTCCCTCACGTTTGAAGAGAGTAATGGCAACAAGTGGCTGGGAGCATATAATCACAACGTATCCCTCTGTTCTGAACGAGTTCATTGCCAAGCTTATTGCTTCAAGACGGAAGTAA
- the LOC123105412 gene encoding BTB/POZ and MATH domain-containing protein 3 isoform X2 → MTCELFVVNPSCRQAQVARRRAAAGANSVSGEWSGGAAGGASSSCGGDFVRFVMSSFAGVTVLDGHNQCHCEMSGIYASAGVDAGYHLLIVKGYSRTKEFFPTGENITSGHFVVGGHDWLLEYYPNGLDPSCADYISVYLTLLYDSDVDEEDVEVKFSFSLINQVEKQMPMYIRGTKTYSFSSSVPMWGISKFVRRDALEQSPDLISDCFTIRCDIMVCKDPKTKDDAGGTLPDIHQHFSNLLDDKLGADVAFEVGGETFAAHRCVLAARSTVFRAQLFGPMKEGTATSSIIQIKDMEAKVFRALLSFVYTDSFPEMYKDIMEENHMIDFEEQEQADEAVDDEMSEAVEPGQEEHEIWLQDLLVAADRYDLQRLKFICEKRLSECIGVNSVAATLALAEKHHCHGLKEACLEFIQVQSPSRLKRVMATSGWEHIITTYPSVLNEFIAKLIASRRK, encoded by the exons ATGACTTGCGAATTGTTTGTTGTTAACCCTAGCTGTAGGCAGGCCCAGGTCGCACGCAGACGAGCCGCCGCCGGCGCAAACTCTGTCTCCGGGGAGTGGAGCGGCGGCGCAGCGGGTGGAGCGTCATCTTCTTGCGGCGGCGACTTCGTTCG GTTCGTCATGTCGTCGTTCGCCGGCGTAACTGTCCTCGACGGACACAACCAGTGCCATTGCGAAATGTCGGGCATCTACGCCAGCGCCGGTGTGGACGCCGGGTACCACCTGCTCATTGTCAAGGGCTACTCGCGTACCAAAGAGTTCTTCCCCACCGGCGAGAACATCACCTCCGGTCATTTTGTAGTAGGAGGCCACGATTGGTTACTCGAGTACTACCCCAACGGCTTGGACCCGAGCTGCGCCGACTACATTTCTGTGTATCTAACCCTTCTCTATGACTCCGATGTCGATGAGGAGGACGTGGAGGTCAAGTTCAGTTTCAGTCTCATCAACCAGGTTGAGAAGCAGATGCCAATGTACATTCGTGGAACTAAAACTTACAGCTTCTCCAGCAGCGTTCCAATGTGGGGCATCAGCAAGTTTGTGAGAAGAGATGCCCTTGAGCAGTCCCCGGATCTGATATCTGATTGTTTTACCATCCGGTGCGACATCATGGTTTGCAAGGACCCCAAAACTAAGGATGATGCCGGTGGCACCCTGCCTGACATTCACCAGCATTTCAGCAATCTCCTTGATGATAAGTTGGGTGCTGATGTGGCATTTGAGGTCGGCGGTGAGACGTTCGCCGCACACCGCTGCGTGCTCGCAGCCCGATCCACAGTGTTCAGGGCACAACTCTTTGGCCCCATGAAGGAGGGCACTGCCACGTCCAGCATCATACAGATCAAGGACATGGAAGCAAAAGTGTTCAGGGCTTTGCTTAGCTTCGTCTACACAGACTCATTCCCTGAGATGTACAAGGACATCATGGAGGAAAATCACATGATAGATTTTGAGGAGCAAGAACAAGCAGATGAAGCTGTAGATGATGAAATGTCAGAAGCTGTGGAACCAGGACAAGAAGAGCATGAAATTTGGCTGCAAGACTTGTTGGTAGCGGCAGACCGATATGATCTCCAGCGGCTCAAGTTCATATGTGAAAAGCGGTTATCTGAGTGCATAGGTGTGAACTCGGTGGCAGCCACCCTTGCTCTAGCTGAGAAGCACCACTGCCACGGATTGAAGGAGGCGTGCTTGGAGTTTATCCAAGTCCAGTCTCCCTCACGTTTGAAGAGAGTAATGGCAACAAGTGGCTGGGAGCATATAATCACAACGTATCCCTCTGTTCTGAACGAGTTCATTGCCAAGCTTATTGCTTCAAGACGGAAGTAA